In Rhodopirellula sp. P2, the DNA window GAGAACTGGGAATCTCGCCCGGTGTTTCAGAACCCATTCGAGCTTGTTCACGATCGCAGTCGCGACCTGGACGATTGGGACGAACGTGGGCGGTCTGCGATCTGGCGTCGCTTGGAACAGGCTCGGTCCAAACTCGCGACGGTCGCCGCAGCCCAGTCCGCTCTATCACCCCTGGCCGTGCTGTCGCGTGGTTACAGCGTCACGCAAACGGAATCGGGCCAAGTCGTCCGATCTCCGAGCGACGTTCAGCCAGGCCAAACATTACGAACTCGACTGACGGGCGGCGACGTGTTCTCCGTCGTCGCACCCCCAGAATCGAACGACGATCCAACAGGGGCGTCCTAGGTCGCGATTCCCCTGACTCACCTCCTGCCTATCGGTCCCCCAACGATGCGTTTCCTCCTTTGTGCTTTGCTTCTTGGAATCTCGTTGTCACCGGTTCAAGCTGAATCGCCTGAACCCAGACCGGAGGTTTGGAAAACGATTGCGACGGAAGGTCACCCAACGGCACGCCATGAAGCGGCCTTGGTTGGTTTTCAAGACAAGCTGTATCTGCTTGGTGGCCGCCGCATCAATCCGGTCGACGTTTACGATCCTCGGACCAATGCCTGGACAGCAAAGTCCGAAACGCCAATGGAACTGCATCACTTCCAAGGGGTCGTGGTGGAGGATGCGATCTACTTGATGGGAGCGATGACGGGTCCGTATCCGAAGGAAACGCCTCTCGAAAAAGTGGTGGTCTACTATCCCGAGGAAGATCGTTTTGACTTCGTGCATTCGATCCCTGAGTCACGTCGTCGTGGCGGTGCGGGCGCGGTCTATCACGAGGGTTGGATCTACTTGATCGGTGGGATCACAAACGGGCACGTCGATGGTTGTCGTTCATGGTTTGATCGCTACGACCCCCAAACGGGCGTGTGGGAGATCATGCCGGATGCACCCCACGAACGTGATCACTTTCAAGCGGCTGTGATTGGCGATCGACTGTACGCTGCGGGTGGGCGAGTGACGTCCAAACGAAACAACGCTGTGTTCTCGCAAACGATTCGCAAGGTGGATGTCTACGATTTCGCGATCGGTGAATGGTTGCCGGCGGAGCAATGCCCTGATCTTCCAACCTTGCGTGCTGGCAATAGCGCCGTCGCGATTGAGGGCGAGTTGGTCGTTGGGGGTGGTGAGAGTGGCGATCAGAAGCAAGCTCACAACGAGATTGAGGTCTTTGACCCCGCGACGAACGAATGGACGGTGTGGCCTTCGCTGAACCAAGGGAGACACGGAACAGGGCTGGTCCGGATCGGTGATTCATTGTTCACTGCCTCCGGAAGTGGCAACCGTGGCGGCGGTCCTGAGTTAACGACCACAGAACGATTGAAGCTGGAGCGTTGAGTTTGACGACTGCAACGCATGGAGATGGTCAGTTCTCGACACGGAGCTGATCGATGACAACTTCACCGAAGGAATCTGCTGCGTCGCCCTTCTTCAAGTTCGATTGCGTGTAGCAACCAGCTTTGAAGTAGCACCCGTCGCGAGACACTTCCCAGTCCATCTTTGGCTCGCCATTGTAGAAAACTCGAACGTGACCTTGTCCGGCTTGAATCTTCAGGTCGAATGCTGTTCCCAGTGGATAATGGCGGTCCAGCATCACGTCGCCAAGGTCGTTGCGTTCCACAAATAGCTTTTCGCCCTCTAAGCGCACCATCATCAGGTCATCGTCCGCGTCGTGGATCTGGGCGCAGACAACATGACGCTTCTTGGGCGGTGTGGCAGTGATCGCAACGCTCAGGATCAGGGTGTGAGTCGTGCTGTCATCCGTGCTCCAGTTTGCTCGCGCCGTGCCATCCGGTGACATCTCACGCAGTTCAGACCGCGGGAATCCGGAACCCTTGGTGGTTACGCCACCACAGTGAGCACGGAACACGACTCCGTTGGGATTGATGACGTGAAAGTGCTCTGGATGCGAGAAGTTGCTCAGTTCGGGTTGCCGGATCTCGTCGGGCCGTCCATCTTTCCGCGTCCCGATCGGCAGTGTCAACCGCCAGCGAGAAAGGTCAAGAATATCCGCGGGAGTTTGCCCCTCCACGATCGGAAGGCAGACCAGCAAAAGACAACAGCAAAGCAGCAAACGCATTCGATTTTCTAGTGAAGGATTTCGTTGCCGCGATCGAGTTGCTCGACCTCGCATTGGTCAAAACGGCATCCAACATCGTACTGGAAGTGCTGCCGGGCGTTGGTCGTACGCTTCAGATTCCTACTCCCTGCATCACAACTGCGATCAGCCAAATTGCCATGACGGGCAGGCAAGTCAGGACGGTCCACCAATCGAGTTCTCGCCTTGCGAGTCCGCGAACGAATGCAATTGCAAGCATCACAACAGGAACCCCCAGTGTGATCGGGAAGTACCAATTCAGCAGGCTTGACGGTAGGCCCCCAAAAAACTTCACATGCAACAGGGCGAGGATTGCCAGGTCAAAGAACAGGAATCCGCCCCACGCCAAACGCCACGTGAAGTGCTGCGGCTTGGATTTGAAAATCGCAAGAATGAGGACAGGCAACCCAAGGATGTATCCCAAGCGTGCTGAGAACTGTTCGTACCAGATACCCAGGACATAGCCAGCGGTGGTCGAGTTTCCGGCCTGCGGGTCGCCCCAAAAACGCAGGGCAACGGTGCTGGAGGCGAAGAAGTCAAGTGTCCAATCCAAGACACACATGTTCGCGAACAGCAACGCAAGCGTTTTGCCTGGGCTGGTCCAGAATGGTGGGGATCGAACTGCCAAGAAGAACACGGCCAGACTCAATCCGTAGACACTGGCAACTAGCAGATCCATTGCCTGGAAACTCTGCACCGTTCCAGATCGCCAAGGCCAATCCGGTAGATGGCGAATGACCGACAGCCCCCGTTGGATCGCAAATGCGATTGCGATCCCGGCCGTGATCACCATCAATTCGATAATCCCTAATCGCCGATTGTCTTGGGGAAGCTTGCCGGTGGTTGAGAGCGTGTTCATTGGTGCAGTCAATCGAGTCGAAGAAGAACGATCTTGTTGCTCGTTGGCCGCTCGCTACACACGTGGTTGGCATGCGTCCGAGCCGAACCAATTCTAACAGCGGCGTCGCTGGCATTGTTGCGAGTCACCGTGCAGCAGCGACGGCGACATCCGAGAAGGCTCGTCTTGACGCCTCATGCATTTCGCCTACTCTGTCTGCCCAATCAGAACAGCGACCCACCATGAGCGGACATGGCGTGGCACTGCGTTTGATTGCTACGCGATCCAACGTGAATTCGACATGCTCGGAAGCAAATGGTTGGGCGTCGAACTGGTGCAGGTCAGCTGGCAAGAAAAGCTGATTTCCGCACTCGGGTCCGGCTGCGCCATCTACTGTGTGTTTTACTTGACCAATCTGTTCCTCCCATCGTTGGCCGCCGTTGGCGTGATCGCGTCGATGGGAGCCAGCGCCGTGCTGCTGTATGCCGTTCCACATGGTCCGCTTTCGCAACCCTGGCCCTTGATTGCCGGGCATTCCATTTCAGCTTGCGTCGGAGTGACCTGTTGCCAGTGGATCAGCAACCCCGCGATGGCAACTGCGCTCGCCGTTGGGATCTCAATCGGGGTGATGTACCAGTTGGGCTGCATTCATCCGCCGGGCGGAGCGACGGCTTTCACTGCCGTGATGGGAGGCGAAGCGATTCATGAACTGGGATACCTGTATGTCCTGTGTCCGATTCTGATCAATGTCGGGTTGATGCTGACGCTCGCCGTGCTCATCAACGCACCCTTTCCATGGCGACGCTATCCTGCTGGTCTGTTTCCTGTGGGGGCCATGGTGGAGGAGATCGAGCATCGCTCGAATCAGCCATCCCACGATGACGTTTTGAATGCAATCCGTTCGCTGGATTCGTTTGTGGATGTCAGCGAGGACGACTTGATCCATTTGGTCCGTGAACTTGGAATTGCGAACCCAGGGGGCCGGGCCCCGGAAGAAATCTTGCAGCACAAAGTGTCCTTGCGAGAGAAGGAGGATCGCTCACTTGAACTGACGGACCAACCAGAGGTCAGTCGGCATCGACTACCAGATTGATCGCCGAAGAAAGACTGCCATGCAGGGGCGTCTTGTTGCGATTCATCGCCGGTAATCATTGGCGTCGATGTGGTGGCGTTTCAGCAATTTGTTCATGCCTTGCCGAGACAATCCCGCTTGGCGAGCGGCACTCGCAATGACGCCGTGGTGTTTGTCCAAGATTTTGATCAGGTAAGTTCGATCGGCGGTGTCGAGGGCCTCGTCGCGGGAGACTTCCGTGAGATCCTGGATCCCCGGCAGTGGATCGTTGATCGCTTCGCGGACGGGTTGTGGAAGATCGCTGGGTTCGATCACTGGGCCGGTCGCCAGTGCGACCGATCGTTCCAAGACGTTCCGGAGTTCCCGGATGTTTCCTGGCCACTGATACCTGCGAAAACACTCCAGAGTCTCGGGGGCGAATGAATGCTGGAACTGACCGGCGGGGAAGTGCTTTTTCAGAAAGGCTTCGGCGAGCAAGATCACATCCTCCCCACGCTGGCGAAGAGGCGGAAGCTCGATATGGACCACCGCCAAACGATAATACAGATCATGACGAAAGCGTTCCGCTTTGACCTCGTCTTGCAGATCTCGGTTGGTTGCGCAAACAAATCGCGTGTCGACCCGGATGGATTGACTGTCGCCAACGGGCGTGAAGGTCTGCTCTTGAATCACTCGCAGCAGTTTCGCTTGCGAAGACAGTGGCAATTCACCCAGTTCATCGATGAAGGCGGTCCCCCCGTCACAGGCTCGCAGCAGTCCGGCTTGGTCCTGCACAGCACCAGTGAACGAGCCTTTGATGTGACCAAACAGAGCGGACTCGAACAGCGACTCAGGAATCGATGTGCAATCGATGACCTGCATCGCCTTCTCACGGCGGTGGCTTTGATGATGAATTGCATTGGCGATGACTTCTTTGCCGGTCCCACTCTCGCCGGTGATCAGGACGTTGGTGTCGCTGGGAGCCACCCGCTCGACAATCTCCAGGACCTCTCGCATTTGCGGGCTGGCACCGATGATGCCATGGGCTGGCGTCGTCGTGGATGCGGGTTTGGGATTCGCCGCCCGTTTCAAGGTGGGCGCGGAACTGGCGGGCGGAACCGCTTTGCTCTGTCCTGCATGCGACAGGGCCCGCTGGACTGCGGTGAGCAACTCCTCCAGTTTGACGGGTTTGAGCAAGTAGTCGGTGACACCGAGTCGCACGCTTTCAATGGCGGAGGGCAATGACGGTGCCCCAGTGACCACAATCAGCGGAACATGCTTGTGTTTGGTACGACCTTCCTTCAAGAGTTCCAGCTTGAGATTCCCGGGCATGTTCAAGTCCGAGAGAATGAGATCGAAGTCATGTTCGTTCAAGACCGAGATTGCATCGCTGGCGTCTTCGACACACACGCATTCGTACCCCTCTTCTCGCAAGAATTCAGCGGTGGTTTCTCGGTACAGCGGTTCATCGTCCGCAATCAAAATGCGTTGGGTGGATTCGACGTTCAATTCTCTTCAACCTCCGTGTGCAGGCAACGTGGCAACATGACGCAAAACTGGGTGCCTTCTCCCGAATGACTGGTCACTTCGATTGTGCCTTGCATCGCTTCGACCAGTCCTCGGGTAACGGACAGGCCCAGCCCCATGCCTTGTCCCACCGTGGTTGTCTTGGTGCTGAAGAACGGATCAAAGATCGAGTCGATGATATCAGCGTCAATGCCGGAGCCCTTGTCAATGACTTTGACAACCAGACGTTCATCGATCTGAAACACCTCCACGCGAACCGTCTGTCCGGGAGCAGACGCTTGGATCGCATTGTGGATCAGGTTCAGCAAGATCTGCTTCAGTTCACCCTCTCGAAGTTGGACGAGATCGGGGCCGAGAGTCTCGGTCGGTTCCAACCGATTGCAGTCCAGCACCACCGCGACGTTGTACTTCCGAGACATCGGCAACGAAAGCGAGAGCAAGTCCTCAAGACAGCGATGAATGTTGAAGACGACCGCTTTCTGCTGCGTGGGACAATACAACTGAAACATCTGATGTGTGATCCCTCGAATCCTCTCGATTTCTTTGTCGATCAAATCGAGTTTGTCGTAGTGCTTGACTCGGCGAGGAAGGTGGCGTTTCAGCAGAGCAAACGCGTTGCGAATCCCGGCCAGAGGGTTGTTGATTTCGTGAGCGACGCCAGCAGCCAATTCCCCTAATGCGGCCAGCTTTTCCATGTTCAAACGATGTTGTTCGAGCTGAGCGATTTTGGCCGTTCGGGCTTCGACGATTTGTTCCAATCGCTCGTTCTGCAAGCGAAGTTGCTCTCTCATTCGCCGTCGTTCGGTGACATCACGAACACTGGCTCGAAATCCGAGCGAGGCACCGTCGCGATTGATCATGGGCTGCCAGGAAACCGCCATCCAGAGCGTCGCCCCATCCTTGTGCAAAACCCGAAATTCGATGTTGTTCCCGGTCGAGCCTTGGGCAGCCTCCTGCCATTGAAGCGACATCCGTTCACGGTCTTCCGGCACGATCAACGGCAGCGGGTAATCGCTCATCCTCAGACATTCTTCCGGCGTGTAGCCGGTGTATCGTTGCACCGCCCGATTGACCCACAGAATCTGGCCGGTTGACGACAGCCAACTCTCCCAATCGACCGTGCTCTCAGCGATCGCACGAAAGAACTCCGGTGGGATTGGCTGGCCCAGACTTGGCAGGGAATCGGTTGGCTGATTGCGTTGGAACGTCATCCTGCCATCTTACTGGAACGAGGGGGCTCGGCGGTTGCCAACGCGTCGACCAGGACGCGCTGAAACACATCACAAAGAATCCAAACACAGCGACCGTCAACCTGCGTTGGCGCCCCTGCAACCCGCGCTGACGCCAGATTGAATCTGAAACCAGGCGTCCTCTTCATCTTTGCAATCTTTGCCCCAACCAAAGGGGGCGAAATGGAGGGTGTCGCCAGCAAACGGATCACAACAGGGACGCGACTGGCAACGAAAGGGTTCGACACCCCCGAAAAACAAAAGGAACATCGGCACCGCACCTGCACTGCTTTTGCATTCACGCTTCGAGTTCCGCTGTTGGAGGACGAAACCATGTTGGAAGAGCTCATCACCCCAGCCGCTTTCAAACGGATGGATGTGGCATCCCGACTCAAGACAGGCACTCGCAAATCCGAGCGAGAGGAGTTGAGTTCCAAGTCGCCGTCCCGTAGGGTGAATCCTCGGAAAGTGACGGAAGCGGATGAGAGGAGATACGTGCTCGGAGTGGTGTGCAGCATGCTGCTCGTGCTTCTCGTTCCAGCTCTC includes these proteins:
- a CDS encoding Kelch repeat-containing protein is translated as MRFLLCALLLGISLSPVQAESPEPRPEVWKTIATEGHPTARHEAALVGFQDKLYLLGGRRINPVDVYDPRTNAWTAKSETPMELHHFQGVVVEDAIYLMGAMTGPYPKETPLEKVVVYYPEEDRFDFVHSIPESRRRGGAGAVYHEGWIYLIGGITNGHVDGCRSWFDRYDPQTGVWEIMPDAPHERDHFQAAVIGDRLYAAGGRVTSKRNNAVFSQTIRKVDVYDFAIGEWLPAEQCPDLPTLRAGNSAVAIEGELVVGGGESGDQKQAHNEIEVFDPATNEWTVWPSLNQGRHGTGLVRIGDSLFTASGSGNRGGGPELTTTERLKLER
- a CDS encoding HPP family protein → MLGSKWLGVELVQVSWQEKLISALGSGCAIYCVFYLTNLFLPSLAAVGVIASMGASAVLLYAVPHGPLSQPWPLIAGHSISACVGVTCCQWISNPAMATALAVGISIGVMYQLGCIHPPGGATAFTAVMGGEAIHELGYLYVLCPILINVGLMLTLAVLINAPFPWRRYPAGLFPVGAMVEEIEHRSNQPSHDDVLNAIRSLDSFVDVSEDDLIHLVRELGIANPGGRAPEEILQHKVSLREKEDRSLELTDQPEVSRHRLPD
- a CDS encoding two-component system sensor histidine kinase NtrB, which translates into the protein MTFQRNQPTDSLPSLGQPIPPEFFRAIAESTVDWESWLSSTGQILWVNRAVQRYTGYTPEECLRMSDYPLPLIVPEDRERMSLQWQEAAQGSTGNNIEFRVLHKDGATLWMAVSWQPMINRDGASLGFRASVRDVTERRRMREQLRLQNERLEQIVEARTAKIAQLEQHRLNMEKLAALGELAAGVAHEINNPLAGIRNAFALLKRHLPRRVKHYDKLDLIDKEIERIRGITHQMFQLYCPTQQKAVVFNIHRCLEDLLSLSLPMSRKYNVAVVLDCNRLEPTETLGPDLVQLREGELKQILLNLIHNAIQASAPGQTVRVEVFQIDERLVVKVIDKGSGIDADIIDSIFDPFFSTKTTTVGQGMGLGLSVTRGLVEAMQGTIEVTSHSGEGTQFCVMLPRCLHTEVEEN
- a CDS encoding sigma-54-dependent transcriptional regulator, whose protein sequence is MNVESTQRILIADDEPLYRETTAEFLREEGYECVCVEDASDAISVLNEHDFDLILSDLNMPGNLKLELLKEGRTKHKHVPLIVVTGAPSLPSAIESVRLGVTDYLLKPVKLEELLTAVQRALSHAGQSKAVPPASSAPTLKRAANPKPASTTTPAHGIIGASPQMREVLEIVERVAPSDTNVLITGESGTGKEVIANAIHHQSHRREKAMQVIDCTSIPESLFESALFGHIKGSFTGAVQDQAGLLRACDGGTAFIDELGELPLSSQAKLLRVIQEQTFTPVGDSQSIRVDTRFVCATNRDLQDEVKAERFRHDLYYRLAVVHIELPPLRQRGEDVILLAEAFLKKHFPAGQFQHSFAPETLECFRRYQWPGNIRELRNVLERSVALATGPVIEPSDLPQPVREAINDPLPGIQDLTEVSRDEALDTADRTYLIKILDKHHGVIASAARQAGLSRQGMNKLLKRHHIDANDYRR
- a CDS encoding polysaccharide lyase family 7 protein; the encoded protein is MRLLLCCCLLLVCLPIVEGQTPADILDLSRWRLTLPIGTRKDGRPDEIRQPELSNFSHPEHFHVINPNGVVFRAHCGGVTTKGSGFPRSELREMSPDGTARANWSTDDSTTHTLILSVAITATPPKKRHVVCAQIHDADDDLMMVRLEGEKLFVERNDLGDVMLDRHYPLGTAFDLKIQAGQGHVRVFYNGEPKMDWEVSRDGCYFKAGCYTQSNLKKGDAADSFGEVVIDQLRVEN